One Pongo abelii isolate AG06213 chromosome 12, NHGRI_mPonAbe1-v2.0_pri, whole genome shotgun sequence DNA segment encodes these proteins:
- the MORN2 gene encoding MORN repeat-containing protein 2, with amino-acid sequence MLLRSRPLLEQEEADTPTNRVTRRPRAQRASLVRRSGRQVPGRPSNQVAPGAVLAPSSLPAAELAAQGESQSLEDLSNTSRPTSEVYKISFIFPNGDKYDGDCTRTSSGIYERNGIGIHTTPNGIVYTGSWKDDKMNGFGRLEHFSGAVYEGQFKDNMFHGLGTYTFPTGAKYIGNFNENRVEGEGEYTDIQGLEWSGNFHFTAAPDLKLKLHM; translated from the exons ATGCTCCTCAGATCCCGACCACTCCTGGAGCAGGAGGAGGCAGACACACCGACAAACAGGGTGACGCGCAGACCGCGCGCACAACGCGCATCACTTGTCCGCAGAAGTGGAAGAC AGGTGCCCGGTCGCCCCAGCAACCAAGTCGCACCTGGAGCTGTCCTAGCGCCTAGTTCTCTCCCGGCCGCAGAGCTGGCCGCCCAGGGGGAGTCGCAGAGTTTGGAAGATCTCTCTAACACCTCTCGGCCAA CTTCAGAAGTATATAAGATCAGCTTTATCTTTCCAAATGGAGACAAGTATG aCGGTGACTGTACAAGAACATCTTCTGGAATCTACGAGAGAAATGGAATAGGTATTCATACCACTCCTAATGGGATTGTCTACACAGGAAGCTGGAAAGATGACAAG ATGAATGGTTTTGGAAGACTTGAGCATTTTTCAGGAGCAGTATATGAAGGACAATTTAAGGATAATATGTTTCATGGACTGGGGACTTACACATTCCCAACTGGGGCAAAGTATATTGGAAATTTCAATGAAAATAG ggtggaaggtgaaggggaataTACTGATATCCaaggactagaatggagtggtaaCTTTCATTTTACAGCTGCTCCAGACCTGAAGTTAAAGCTTCACATGTAG